The Winogradskyella schleiferi genome has a window encoding:
- a CDS encoding glycosyltransferase family 2 protein, producing MTPNISIVVPVKNGIATLPAFIEGVKKQTHFNNVEVVIIDSASTDGSVAYLSQFSFVKVISIDPKTFNHGATRNLGVTYTQGEFIVMTVQDATPTDAFWLEKMLAHFKDKEVMGVCGQQVVPHDKDKNPHEWFRPQSKGGAKKVKFKSKQEFLDLSPKEQRQCCGWDDVNAMYRKQALLNLPFEPLVFGEDMLWAKMALEKGYTLVYDTTARVYHYHFQFPTYTYKRVLISKLFIYKCFNYFDDRTYSYKDYALVVYRNFKWKCAPKWITHNFNLIANHRKATHTLATAIKMNKIEALEKELAVNIPQGTTNKT from the coding sequence ATGACTCCAAATATCTCAATTGTAGTACCCGTTAAAAATGGTATAGCAACATTGCCTGCGTTTATAGAAGGTGTAAAAAAACAAACACATTTCAATAATGTAGAGGTCGTTATTATTGATTCTGCAAGTACGGATGGTTCTGTAGCGTATCTTTCTCAATTTAGTTTTGTTAAAGTTATTTCTATCGACCCTAAAACGTTTAACCATGGTGCAACACGTAACCTTGGAGTAACATATACGCAAGGAGAATTTATTGTAATGACGGTACAAGATGCTACACCTACAGATGCGTTTTGGTTAGAAAAAATGTTGGCACATTTTAAAGACAAAGAGGTTATGGGTGTTTGTGGTCAACAAGTAGTACCACATGATAAGGATAAGAATCCGCACGAGTGGTTTAGACCACAATCTAAAGGCGGTGCAAAAAAAGTAAAGTTTAAAAGCAAACAAGAATTTTTAGACTTATCACCAAAAGAACAACGCCAATGTTGTGGTTGGGATGATGTTAATGCCATGTACAGAAAACAAGCGCTTTTAAATTTACCTTTTGAGCCTTTAGTGTTTGGAGAAGATATGCTTTGGGCAAAAATGGCATTAGAGAAAGGGTATACCTTGGTTTATGATACCACAGCAAGAGTGTATCATTATCATTTTCAATTCCCAACTTATACGTATAAACGCGTTTTAATCTCAAAATTATTTATTTATAAATGTTTTAATTATTTCGATGATAGAACCTATTCTTATAAGGATTATGCACTTGTGGTATATAGAAATTTTAAGTGGAAATGTGCACCGAAATGGATAACGCATAATTTTAATTTAATAGCCAACCACAGAAAAGCAACACATACATTAGCTACCGCCATTAAAATGAATAAGATTGAAGCGCTAGAGAAAGAACTAGCTGTAAATATTCCACAAGGAACAACGAATAAAACTTAA
- a CDS encoding glycosyltransferase, which translates to MIVYYFGADSPWYNQSEIDINRRNMAVLLAIAEQPNIKLVYNVIRCTRALLFNKKDQIVSLHPKIKNVYIAIILPERGVLKKITQPLNRVLLKTFLPKEKKGQNNLSWCYWPRGYEDYKFLGLLDRMVFDTDHNIIEDPNLAQNHKKNRTQLLIEAGNRAEIILSSSRSMIAWYTSKGFNNTKMLMNGVFKSRVHFVDTVNKAGDDFQVTYCGTLSKWIKLEWLLKMAKDQPNWTINIIGKNFKTELADEFEIYKNIKMHGFLKPSEVDAILQKTNVCIGLYREEPALDVNSMKIYDYLAKGLPVVVNKYHAHLGEDFEHLIMVEDNYTDFVSAIKYAKPIEKDKLKPFLNNVTWQNRVKALTQSIDA; encoded by the coding sequence ATGATTGTTTATTATTTTGGAGCCGATAGCCCTTGGTATAACCAAAGTGAAATAGATATTAATAGACGTAATATGGCGGTTTTGTTAGCTATAGCAGAACAACCTAATATAAAATTAGTTTACAACGTTATACGCTGTACACGTGCATTATTGTTTAATAAAAAAGACCAAATAGTATCATTACACCCTAAAATTAAGAACGTTTACATTGCTATAATTCTGCCAGAACGTGGTGTCCTAAAAAAAATAACACAACCATTAAATAGAGTTTTATTAAAAACGTTTCTCCCTAAAGAGAAAAAAGGTCAGAATAACTTATCATGGTGTTATTGGCCTAGAGGTTATGAAGATTACAAATTTTTAGGATTACTAGACCGTATGGTTTTTGATACCGATCATAATATTATTGAAGACCCTAATTTAGCCCAAAACCATAAAAAGAATAGAACTCAATTATTAATAGAAGCTGGTAACCGAGCAGAGATTATATTAAGTAGTTCGCGGTCTATGATAGCTTGGTATACCTCTAAAGGTTTTAACAATACCAAAATGTTAATGAATGGTGTTTTTAAGTCTCGAGTGCATTTTGTTGACACCGTTAACAAAGCTGGTGATGATTTCCAGGTCACTTACTGCGGTACATTATCTAAATGGATAAAATTGGAGTGGTTATTAAAAATGGCAAAAGACCAACCCAATTGGACCATAAATATTATAGGAAAAAACTTCAAAACCGAGTTAGCAGATGAATTCGAAATTTATAAGAATATAAAAATGCACGGTTTTTTAAAACCATCAGAAGTAGATGCTATTCTTCAAAAGACCAATGTATGTATTGGTTTATATCGGGAAGAACCGGCTTTAGATGTCAATAGCATGAAAATATATGATTATCTTGCAAAAGGATTACCTGTAGTGGTTAATAAATACCACGCTCATTTAGGAGAAGATTTTGAGCATTTAATTATGGTAGAAGACAACTATACTGATTTTGTTTCCGCTATAAAATATGCAAAGCCTATTGAAAAAGACAAATTGAAACCGTTTTTGAATAATGTAACTTGGCAAAATAGAGTAAAAGCTCTAACTCAATCTATAGATGCTTAG
- a CDS encoding glycosyltransferase family 2 protein: MGKVTFLMPVYNGEKYLREAIDSILAQTYTNFELLIINDGSTDNTQQIIDSYSDPRIKCVQQQNCGVAKSLNNGLALITTKYIRRHDADDISEPNMLEVQMQFLQKHKEIKFVSTSCAFMTNHSKVAYNYTQPKSALFSEEDYVMVSRQMFNPYSPIVHGTVLGPTAIFKEMNGYREAFLTSEDNDLWLRIIEHYKFAVLKHSYYYLRLNATSATQVHKASTSFYRDLTMQFAREREIHGTDLLQRGETMPKPKTLEVAPLNNTNAVNGKIFRGDILHFGYKINLDAKDYKNILTDIKLALRDGWKLKKTWKAIIFPILGDNYVKAGVKVKQKLR; encoded by the coding sequence ATGGGGAAAGTAACTTTTTTAATGCCAGTTTACAATGGCGAAAAATATTTACGTGAAGCTATAGACTCTATTTTAGCACAAACGTATACGAATTTCGAGTTACTGATTATTAACGATGGGAGTACAGATAATACACAGCAGATTATTGATAGTTATTCAGATCCACGTATAAAATGTGTGCAACAGCAAAATTGCGGTGTTGCTAAATCACTAAATAATGGTCTTGCCCTTATTACTACAAAATATATTCGTAGGCACGATGCAGATGATATTTCTGAGCCCAATATGTTAGAGGTGCAGATGCAATTTTTACAAAAACATAAAGAGATAAAATTTGTAAGTACGAGCTGTGCGTTTATGACCAATCACAGTAAAGTGGCTTATAATTATACGCAACCCAAATCGGCACTTTTTTCAGAGGAAGATTATGTTATGGTGAGCAGACAAATGTTTAATCCTTATAGTCCAATTGTTCATGGTACAGTTTTAGGGCCGACTGCTATTTTTAAGGAGATGAATGGCTATCGCGAAGCATTTCTGACTTCAGAAGATAATGATTTGTGGTTAAGAATAATAGAGCACTATAAGTTTGCGGTTTTAAAACACAGCTATTATTATTTAAGACTAAATGCAACATCTGCAACGCAAGTACATAAAGCATCAACCAGTTTTTATCGCGATTTAACGATGCAATTTGCAAGAGAAAGAGAAATCCATGGTACGGATTTATTACAGCGTGGCGAAACGATGCCTAAACCGAAAACGTTAGAAGTGGCTCCCCTAAATAATACAAACGCCGTAAATGGAAAAATCTTTAGAGGCGATATATTACATTTTGGTTATAAAATAAATCTGGACGCCAAAGATTACAAAAATATCCTAACAGATATTAAATTAGCATTAAGAGATGGTTGGAAATTAAAAAAAACATGGAAGGCTATTATTTTTCCTATTTTGGGAGATAATTATGTAAAAGCTGGTGTTAAAGTCAAACAAAAACTGAGATGA
- a CDS encoding glycosyltransferase family protein gives MKTVLIIYPHWVPANLAGVQRPRLIGNYLKQFGWKPLLLTVDAEYYEETPDPHIAKTASEDIEVIYTKAYKVGKPRIIGDIGLRAFPFLKKEALRICMERKIDCIWIPIPSFYTAVLGRIIHSKTGVPYGIDYIDPWVRDITNQNDTRAKLSQSVARTLEPYAVKKAAFITGVSTPYYWPVIERNFKRPPVHAGMPYGFDPNDHKLKLEGLKMPWDAIANCKPWIYAGAFLPNSHLFMDCFFNAINTLKDQGNWDADIRLFFIGTGPYPAKRITAYAADYGLEDIVVEQRERQPFLNILNYLSHADRVMLFGSTEQHYTASKTFQCLLSERPVFTILHAESSAVKVIQDVKADAYLVPYHEGDTKPKIVSTITDVLIEFQKDNNWSPELQSLDQYSSKQSAKVLAEVMDDVLIQ, from the coding sequence ATGAAAACGGTTTTAATCATATATCCACATTGGGTGCCCGCTAATTTAGCAGGAGTTCAACGTCCACGTTTAATAGGTAATTACCTTAAGCAATTTGGATGGAAACCCTTATTACTTACGGTAGATGCTGAGTATTATGAGGAAACTCCTGATCCACATATCGCCAAAACAGCTTCTGAAGATATCGAGGTAATCTATACAAAAGCTTATAAGGTTGGGAAGCCGAGAATAATTGGTGATATTGGTTTGCGTGCATTTCCTTTTCTCAAGAAAGAAGCCTTGCGCATATGTATGGAACGTAAAATAGATTGTATATGGATTCCTATTCCTTCATTTTATACAGCAGTTTTAGGCAGAATTATACACAGCAAAACAGGAGTTCCTTATGGAATAGACTATATCGATCCTTGGGTTAGAGACATTACTAATCAAAATGATACAAGGGCAAAATTGAGTCAGTCTGTGGCAAGAACCTTAGAGCCTTATGCGGTGAAAAAAGCAGCATTTATTACAGGCGTTTCTACACCATATTATTGGCCAGTGATAGAACGTAATTTTAAGAGACCACCTGTACATGCAGGAATGCCTTATGGTTTCGATCCTAACGATCACAAATTAAAATTAGAAGGTTTAAAAATGCCATGGGATGCTATTGCAAATTGTAAACCTTGGATATACGCAGGTGCATTTCTACCTAATTCACATCTTTTTATGGATTGCTTTTTTAATGCCATTAATACATTAAAAGATCAAGGAAATTGGGACGCAGATATCAGGTTGTTTTTTATAGGTACAGGTCCTTATCCTGCAAAACGTATTACGGCATATGCCGCAGATTACGGATTAGAAGATATAGTTGTAGAACAAAGAGAGCGACAACCTTTTTTAAATATTTTAAACTATTTATCTCATGCAGATCGTGTGATGTTGTTTGGGAGTACAGAGCAGCATTATACAGCATCCAAAACATTCCAATGCTTGCTAAGTGAACGTCCAGTATTTACTATTTTACATGCAGAAAGTTCTGCAGTCAAGGTTATTCAAGATGTAAAAGCTGATGCCTATCTGGTACCTTACCATGAAGGCGATACAAAACCTAAAATTGTTAGCACTATAACAGATGTTTTAATTGAATTTCAAAAAGATAATAATTGGTCTCCAGAGTTACAATCTTTAGATCAATACTCATCTAAACAATCAGCTAAAGTATTAGCTGAAGTGATGGATGACGTTTTAATCCAATAA
- a CDS encoding acyltransferase encodes MKVIFILIKYTIQKWLRIGYWLFRLSKASFGCKPNLSFPIKMEGNGKVFIGDFAVLKEKLNIGVGNKANLTIGNNCLLEERATILVQKSIKFVIGDNFKLGAGAKLYVNNNWHFSDDVKIETNCCVFAREPDNCGLLIINKGSRIGDYTIIDVVDDISIGENVAIGPNCIIYTHDHVYTNRNVPAWKGGLVKKPIIIEDGAWIGSGVTILPGVIIGKRAVVAAGSVVTKNIEAESIYGGIPAKFIKKI; translated from the coding sequence ATGAAAGTGATTTTTATACTAATAAAATATACTATTCAAAAGTGGTTAAGAATAGGGTATTGGCTATTTAGGCTTTCTAAGGCGAGTTTTGGGTGCAAACCTAATCTTTCATTTCCAATAAAAATGGAAGGAAATGGTAAAGTGTTTATTGGTGATTTTGCTGTTCTTAAAGAAAAATTAAATATAGGAGTAGGGAATAAAGCCAACTTAACAATTGGAAATAATTGTTTGCTTGAAGAAAGGGCTACTATTTTAGTTCAGAAAAGTATAAAATTTGTTATTGGAGATAATTTTAAACTTGGAGCCGGAGCAAAGTTATACGTAAATAATAACTGGCATTTTTCAGATGATGTAAAAATTGAAACCAACTGTTGTGTATTTGCAAGAGAACCAGATAATTGCGGTTTGTTGATAATTAATAAAGGCTCTCGGATTGGTGACTATACTATAATTGATGTCGTAGATGATATTTCAATCGGGGAAAATGTAGCTATAGGACCAAATTGTATTATATATACCCATGATCATGTGTACACAAATAGAAATGTGCCTGCATGGAAAGGAGGTTTAGTAAAAAAACCTATAATAATTGAAGATGGTGCTTGGATAGGTTCAGGTGTCACTATTCTTCCTGGTGTAATAATCGGTAAAAGGGCAGTTGTAGCGGCAGGCTCAGTAGTGACAAAAAATATAGAGGCAGAATCTATTTATGGAGGTATTCCTGCTAAGTTTATAAAAAAAATATGA
- a CDS encoding acyltransferase codes for MNFDKYSYVIKHINLKTLYFNFKYLPFKTALRLPFFISRNVYLKKVDGEVVINTRIRTGMIKIGYGDVSIFDKKKDRTIWKLSGKVIFNGNTDIGHGSCLSISGLLELGDNFNITAKSSIICSTNIKFGNNVLISWECLFMDSDLHRIKDENGVVINSPKPIIIGRNVWIGCRCTLLKGTKIADSSIIGAGSITTNDISEKSGLFVGSPPRLIKKNLTWD; via the coding sequence ATGAACTTTGACAAATATTCTTATGTGATTAAGCATATAAATCTAAAAACACTTTATTTTAATTTTAAATATTTGCCATTTAAAACGGCACTAAGACTCCCTTTTTTCATTTCAAGAAATGTATATTTAAAAAAGGTCGACGGTGAAGTTGTAATCAATACTAGAATAAGGACAGGAATGATTAAGATTGGTTATGGTGATGTTAGTATTTTTGATAAAAAAAAAGATAGGACAATTTGGAAACTTTCAGGAAAGGTAATATTTAATGGGAATACTGATATTGGTCATGGTTCTTGTTTGTCTATCAGTGGTCTGCTAGAATTAGGTGATAATTTTAATATTACCGCAAAGTCATCAATAATCTGTTCAACAAATATTAAGTTTGGAAATAATGTGTTGATCTCTTGGGAATGTTTGTTCATGGATAGTGATTTACATAGAATTAAAGATGAGAATGGAGTTGTTATTAATAGCCCAAAGCCAATTATAATAGGCAGAAATGTATGGATAGGATGTAGATGTACACTTTTAAAAGGAACCAAAATAGCAGATAGTTCAATTATTGGAGCTGGTTCTATAACCACAAATGACATTTCTGAAAAATCAGGTCTTTTTGTAGGTAGCCCTCCAAGATTAATTAAAAAAAATCTAACATGGGATTAA
- a CDS encoding glycosyltransferase has translation MNQKKVSIIIPCFNGFPFIKETLDNVFGQTYKNIEVIIVDDGSTDGTLDFLQRLKQPNLIVKSNPKKGACAARNYGLSLATGDYIQFLDADDLLDLHKIETQLELLFNTENKVAVCSTRHFYENPQNGVVTDTPFLFSSNKPQDFLLKLYGADGQNHNMVAQHAWLSPKSVIDSAGLWDENLIKDQDGEFFCRVIMASQGICYAQNVLCYYRKHRQKSNISGGKSKNHLLSQFNALNSKADQLQLARDTEAYKNAMALQYKLIAIDAFPEYKDVYAKSIKLSNDYGGSNYVPVLGGKLVEFSKTTLGWKFAKLFRLFLHKIKGAVS, from the coding sequence ATGAATCAAAAAAAAGTGTCCATAATTATTCCATGTTTTAACGGATTTCCGTTTATAAAGGAGACGTTAGATAATGTTTTTGGACAGACGTATAAAAATATAGAGGTTATTATTGTAGATGACGGTTCAACAGATGGTACGCTAGATTTTTTACAAAGACTAAAACAGCCCAATTTAATTGTAAAGTCTAACCCTAAAAAGGGAGCTTGTGCAGCAAGAAATTATGGACTGAGTTTGGCAACAGGAGACTATATTCAGTTTTTAGATGCTGATGATCTTTTGGATCTACACAAAATAGAGACACAACTTGAGCTATTGTTCAATACTGAAAATAAGGTGGCGGTATGTAGCACACGTCATTTTTACGAAAACCCTCAAAATGGTGTAGTTACAGATACGCCGTTTTTATTTTCTTCCAATAAACCACAGGATTTTTTATTGAAGCTTTATGGGGCAGATGGACAAAATCATAATATGGTAGCGCAGCATGCTTGGTTATCGCCTAAATCAGTTATAGATAGTGCAGGGCTTTGGGATGAAAACCTTATTAAAGACCAAGATGGCGAGTTTTTTTGTAGAGTGATTATGGCATCTCAAGGTATTTGCTATGCTCAGAATGTGCTTTGTTATTATAGAAAACACAGGCAGAAATCTAACATCTCAGGCGGTAAATCTAAAAATCATCTTTTAAGTCAGTTCAATGCGCTAAACTCAAAAGCAGACCAATTGCAGCTTGCACGGGATACAGAGGCCTACAAAAATGCCATGGCTTTGCAATATAAGCTCATAGCAATAGATGCTTTTCCAGAATACAAGGATGTTTATGCTAAAAGTATAAAGCTTTCTAACGACTATGGAGGGTCCAATTACGTTCCAGTCTTGGGAGGCAAATTAGTTGAATTTTCAAAAACAACATTAGGATGGAAATTTGCTAAATTATTTCGGTTATTTTTGCATAAAATTAAAGGAGCTGTTAGTTGA
- a CDS encoding glycosyltransferase family 4 protein encodes MKKLAIVTTHPIQYYAPWFKLMAQRGNVEIKVFYTWSQASEIVKDKTFGKDIKWDIPLLEGYHYEFVENISKDPGTHHKNGIDCPELNYRIKDWQPDTILIFGWYLKSHLKAMKFFKGKIPVWFRGDSTLLDDVPGVKQVLRKYYLTYIYRYIDKAFYVGTQNKAYFKSVGLKEDQLVLAHHAIDNERYYDSEEKNYENSALVWRKELGFNKDDLVVLFAGKFESKKQPDFLLKAIQRVNKKLQQPLKLVLVGHGPLEDELELWSKNDSNIKMIPFQNQSKMPILYRLGNVFCLPSKGPGETWGLAVNEAMASSRPVIVSDKVGGTTDMLVSGYNGFSFNHTNQNELMGILENLSLRKLEAMGKNAKAHVNNFTMLKIVEALENEI; translated from the coding sequence TTGAAAAAATTAGCAATAGTTACCACGCATCCCATACAGTATTATGCACCTTGGTTTAAATTAATGGCACAACGTGGTAATGTTGAGATTAAAGTTTTTTATACGTGGTCACAAGCGTCAGAAATTGTAAAAGATAAAACATTTGGTAAAGATATAAAGTGGGATATTCCATTATTAGAAGGTTATCATTATGAGTTTGTAGAAAATATTTCTAAAGATCCAGGAACACATCATAAAAATGGAATAGATTGCCCAGAACTGAATTATAGAATTAAGGACTGGCAACCAGATACCATTTTAATTTTTGGTTGGTATCTAAAAAGTCATTTAAAGGCTATGAAATTCTTTAAAGGAAAAATTCCGGTTTGGTTTAGAGGTGATTCTACATTATTAGACGACGTACCAGGAGTGAAGCAAGTTTTAAGGAAGTACTATTTAACTTATATTTATAGGTACATTGACAAAGCATTTTATGTTGGGACCCAAAATAAAGCGTATTTTAAATCTGTAGGATTAAAAGAGGACCAATTAGTATTAGCACATCATGCTATTGATAACGAACGATATTACGATTCTGAAGAAAAGAATTATGAAAACTCAGCTTTAGTTTGGCGTAAGGAACTAGGGTTTAATAAAGATGATTTAGTAGTTTTATTTGCTGGTAAATTTGAATCTAAAAAACAACCCGATTTTTTATTAAAAGCCATACAACGAGTAAATAAAAAATTACAGCAACCCTTAAAATTAGTATTGGTTGGTCACGGTCCATTAGAAGATGAATTAGAATTATGGTCAAAAAACGATTCTAATATTAAGATGATACCTTTTCAAAATCAGAGTAAAATGCCAATTTTATATCGACTAGGTAATGTGTTTTGTTTACCATCTAAAGGCCCAGGCGAAACTTGGGGATTAGCAGTTAATGAAGCAATGGCTTCATCTAGACCAGTGATTGTATCAGATAAGGTGGGAGGAACAACAGATATGCTTGTAAGTGGCTATAATGGGTTCTCCTTTAATCATACTAATCAGAACGAACTAATGGGTATTTTAGAAAACTTATCGTTGCGCAAATTGGAAGCCATGGGAAAAAATGCAAAGGCGCACGTTAATAACTTTACAATGCTTAAAATTGTTGAAGCTCTAGAAAATGAAATTTAG
- a CDS encoding glycosyltransferase family 2 protein — translation MGLNVNKHNVLVSVLMTVYNREKYIAEAIESVLNSTYQNWELIIVDDQSKDNSVTIAKSYQAKDSRIKVYVNEKNLGDYPNRNQAAAYAKGKYLKYVDADDKIYPHGLELLVYYMEQFPEAGYGLCSLPQDKLQQFPFQLSTEQAYQRHYFQQPLFHKAPLSAIIKTAAFNSIGGFTGKQHLGDFEMWHLLSQEFPVVLMPHGIAWYREHDDQQMNANRTDPFVPFKYLLIADVLLIAENCPLNKVDRQKALEKNNRKKSNAIISAIKHHSIKKALQMQKKSGLSFYSVLKNKFIK, via the coding sequence ATGGGATTAAATGTAAATAAACATAATGTGCTAGTTTCCGTATTAATGACGGTTTATAACCGTGAAAAATATATAGCAGAAGCTATAGAAAGTGTTCTAAATAGCACGTATCAAAACTGGGAGCTTATTATTGTAGATGATCAATCTAAAGATAATTCAGTAACCATTGCAAAATCATACCAAGCTAAGGATTCTAGAATTAAGGTGTATGTTAATGAAAAAAATTTAGGAGATTATCCCAACCGTAACCAAGCCGCAGCATACGCAAAAGGGAAGTATCTTAAATATGTGGATGCTGATGATAAAATTTATCCACACGGATTAGAGTTGTTGGTGTATTATATGGAGCAGTTTCCAGAAGCGGGTTATGGCTTATGTTCATTGCCCCAAGATAAACTACAACAATTCCCATTTCAATTAAGTACCGAGCAGGCGTACCAACGTCATTATTTTCAACAGCCATTATTTCATAAAGCGCCGTTAAGTGCAATCATTAAAACAGCAGCTTTTAATAGCATTGGTGGTTTCACAGGTAAGCAACATTTAGGTGATTTTGAAATGTGGCACCTGTTATCACAAGAATTCCCTGTAGTCTTGATGCCACACGGGATTGCTTGGTACAGAGAACACGATGATCAACAAATGAATGCTAATAGAACGGACCCATTTGTGCCATTTAAGTATTTGTTAATAGCAGATGTTCTATTGATTGCAGAAAACTGCCCATTAAATAAAGTAGATAGACAAAAGGCATTAGAAAAAAATAATAGAAAGAAAAGCAATGCAATTATATCGGCTATAAAACACCATTCTATTAAAAAAGCATTACAAATGCAGAAAAAAAGTGGTCTGTCATTTTATTCTGTTTTAAAAAATAAATTCATAAAATGA
- a CDS encoding glycosyltransferase family protein has translation MKQPHLLFITTSSLAANPRLVKEFEALKKEFKCYVINFKHQDWTLELTETIKSRNPEVHFIEIDRKLDVIQTIYCKVLQKIAILLNNLFPKSFKICAWASNDKAAQLWFVVNNLRKTVRPSRVIAHNLGAFYPAVKLSEKQGVSLQLDIEDYYPGEALYFNKKHEQQNRMYIMAHSFLEANSITYASEGIKLECQKHFKVEKQTEEVTIINAFKATDFVAPKSVASNKIKCVWFSQHIGPNRGLEQVVEAAKKLDNVEFHLIGNNNQGFLDTAEIGENIILHDIMEQSKLHGFLAAMDIGLALEPGKDLNNIIALSNKIIAYTQSGLYVLATDTFGQSQFLNALKYNAGKIMTSTLAETLQQVDTTILSQNKKIERWQNAKSFSWENEQLKLKQLLK, from the coding sequence TTGAAACAACCACATTTACTATTTATTACCACCTCTAGTCTAGCGGCCAATCCACGTTTGGTAAAAGAATTTGAGGCCCTTAAAAAAGAATTTAAGTGCTATGTAATAAATTTTAAACATCAAGACTGGACTTTAGAGCTTACGGAAACTATAAAAAGTAGAAATCCGGAAGTCCATTTTATAGAAATAGATAGAAAACTAGATGTTATTCAAACGATTTATTGTAAAGTGTTGCAAAAAATAGCGATACTCTTAAATAATCTCTTTCCTAAAAGTTTTAAAATTTGTGCATGGGCCAGTAATGATAAAGCAGCGCAGTTATGGTTTGTTGTAAACAATCTCAGAAAGACAGTTAGACCTTCTCGTGTTATTGCCCATAATTTAGGAGCTTTTTATCCTGCGGTTAAGCTATCGGAAAAGCAAGGCGTGTCATTACAGCTTGATATTGAAGATTATTATCCAGGGGAAGCCTTATATTTTAATAAAAAACATGAGCAACAAAACCGTATGTACATCATGGCTCATAGTTTTTTAGAAGCAAATAGCATTACCTATGCTTCTGAAGGCATTAAACTAGAATGTCAAAAGCATTTTAAGGTAGAAAAACAAACAGAAGAAGTTACCATTATTAATGCCTTTAAGGCCACTGATTTTGTCGCGCCTAAAAGTGTAGCGTCTAATAAAATAAAATGTGTTTGGTTTTCACAACATATAGGTCCAAATCGTGGTCTCGAACAGGTTGTTGAAGCAGCGAAAAAATTGGATAATGTTGAATTTCATCTTATCGGTAATAATAATCAGGGTTTTCTAGATACTGCAGAAATTGGTGAGAATATCATATTGCATGATATTATGGAACAATCAAAATTACATGGATTTTTAGCTGCTATGGACATAGGATTGGCTTTAGAACCTGGTAAAGATTTAAATAATATAATAGCATTATCTAATAAAATTATCGCCTATACGCAATCTGGCCTTTATGTATTAGCTACAGATACTTTTGGTCAATCACAATTTTTAAATGCCTTAAAATATAATGCAGGGAAGATAATGACCTCTACTTTAGCGGAAACGCTTCAACAAGTTGATACTACTATATTATCGCAAAATAAGAAGATTGAGCGTTGGCAAAATGCCAAATCATTTTCATGGGAAAATGAACAGCTCAAATTAAAGCAATTACTAAAATGA